GTAGTTGTTCTACCCAATAAATTCGCAAGCACATCCCATTCTCTCTTTCCGTTTGAGTTTCTTCTCAGGATATCGCGTATCCTTCCATTGGAATATTCTGCCGTTCAACTATTTATGGTGTCCTAGGGTTTCGCATTCTGGATCCGCGGTTCTCATTCCATCGATTTTTCAGCTAAGCTGGGGTCCTGGCTGCATCCTTATTGCAACCGTGGAAGGTgcaaagttttgttttttctcataATTCCAAGTTTAATTAGATTAGGTATCCCAAATTTTTTCGGAGTTACTATGCCGCCGTTTTTGTCGACCTCGAAAGCCCTTTGCTCCTTAGCATCACGCAAAAGCGGTGCGAGTCAATTGATCAGGTCGAGCAAGGGCAGATCAATCACAGCCATTACCGGTCATCACATTCAGCCTTCTGTCTCTCGCATCGGCTTTTCCTCCATCATAGGAGGATCTAGTAATagtaacaataataacaattataatgCTGTTCACACTAGACAGTTTCTTGGATGTGGAGATGGTGAAGAAGGGATTCTATCCAAAACTTACGAGGAGAGACGCGTTTTGGGGTAATAGAGCATGTTATTGTTACTATGGTTGTAGATTTTTCCGATTTTACTTTTCTACAGTCAATGATTCAGAATATATGTTACCTTTTGTAAACATTTTTAAGAGTGGCTCAACTAGTGTCTTCTTGTACGATTCATTTCAATCCTTAAAAGAAAGTTagcttctttcttttttatgtcaGACTAGTTTCATCATGTTAGGATACGTTAAAATGGTGGCTGAAAGCttgcttttaaatttgttcTTTGAGTACTgaaattatatgataaatattcTGTGTTTGGATTCTAAAAAGAAGCTTTATGAATTTGAGACTGTAAAACCTTATCCTAAATAAATTACTAGGTAGTCCGGGACCATCGTGACCCCGACTGTTATCCCCATGACATGTAATCAAGTGTTAATTTCTTTGTCTAAAGGGAAAAACTTGAATACATGTTAAGGAGTGATTGGCCGGGACCACTGTTGATTTGGATTAACCTAATAATCTGTCATTATCTTGGCCTTGCATGTAATTATTGTTGAATGCGGGATATTTATACTCGTGTCTCATTTgcattatttttatgtgttaactggtatatttatttattgttaggTACTCTCCGGAACAATTATTTGATGTTGTTGCAGCTGTTGAGTTCTATCACGGTTTTGTTCCATGGTGTCAAAGGTCAGACATACTTAGACACCATCCAGACGGATCATTTGATGCCGAGTTGGAGATTGGATTTAAATTCCTTGTTGAAAGTTATGTTTCTCATGTACAAGTAAACAGGCCAAAGCAAATAAAGGTATTCAATCATCTCCAGTGTATTTTAGTTATGTTTTGCTTGCATTCCAGAGTATTATGGTTGTGATAGTTTTTGGTTGGTTGTTGTTGGCTGTTAGTGCATTGCTTAAAATTACATAGTTAATGAGATCTATAGGCTTATGCAAGCTAATGTCTGTTAATGTGTTGGCATAATTTTTATCTGGAAAATTTGCAGCTTGGTGCTAAAAGCATTAATGttgattgaaaattgaaaattttggtgGCTTTTATTTGCAACGGGTGCCAACTCCACAGgtgttcttttttttaatttttttttaattgcagaTGCAGAAAGactctattataaaaaaagttgcatCCTTCTGGTTTATTCTGACCAATTTTGCTTGTTATCATTGAAACTGATGTAGTTAAGTCCCTTCACCAATGTCATTGATGTGGAGATGTTACACAGTTCCTCATAAACAATACAATTCCCCTGTGACCATCTCTTTGAGGAACTGACTTAGTGGCATCCATTTGACATTTGGAAGGAAAAATGGAACACTTTAAAACtagttaaagttaaattttaaatatgtctGTATATAGCTTTTTACGTTTTTCTGTGGTTGGTCAAGCTGTCAAGTAGCAGGCTCATGCTCATTTTGAAAAAGATGTTGCAGAGGTTTAACTTGTGTCTTAATAAGTGGAATTTTGAGCTTAATCTCAAACGGGTGTGATAGATACTGATTTACTGTAGACATGGTAGGAAAAATCTAGAGATCCACTTTCTGATTAGAATGGAAATAGCAGAAAACATAAATACAGAGGTAAATTACCTACCCTATGCCTTCTCTTCCCTTTTCCATAGTCCACACCAAAGCACCCTGAAAGATGACTGCACACATCCCTCCATTTGATATTCTGTTCCCTTTCATGATTGCTGCATGTTGGCGCAGTCCCTTCTGCTAGTAATGCGCAACAGGTTCCTCACTCCATCTCCAAAGTTGCCTTTATTCTTCCTTTACCTTGTACTGTATACTTTAATTGAAGGTCTATGTTTTTTAGGCCATCTGGATGGCGAAACGAACTTTTATATGTAGAATaatatgttgaaaaaaataaattattcagaAGAGTTGTGTATGTGCAGCATGTTTGATTCCTGTCTCTAGCTTGTTTGCAATCAATTGAGTTGTAAAGGGGCAGTTAAGAGTTAATAAAAAGTAACTGCATTTTAGTAATGGATAGTTAAGTAGTAGCCTGACCAGTAGCTTATCAACATAATTACAGTTATTATATATTCCAagataaatgataatatttagTATTATAACGTCGTATAATGTTTTTGAGATCAATGTCAGCGTTATTGATGCCTCATcgatatatttatttcataattaataggCAATAGTTAAAGTATTTGTTTCATGTTTTCCTGATTATTAGCTTTATGTCTacagtaatttaattaattattaggctCTTAGTTTCAGGTAGTTATTTAAggaaatttattgtttatatattcAATACCCATTAACAAAATTAGGTATCTCACTGAACGAAGAGTTTTTCTTCTGGGTTTTACGTTTTACATGTAACTTATATATTGCTCTGGCTTCGTTTCTTTTAGCACTATCAATCTATGAGCCAGGTAGTAAAATTGTAAATTCACAAGTTTGACTTGTTCGTTAAATGAATTTCCGACGTCTCAGTCTGTTCTTGTTCGGAGATGGGGCAAGCCAAGGCTGGACTTTTTCCTTTGTAGTTTCTGACAGTATCTTTTCTCTGCAACTGTGGCTAGGCTTAGAGTATATTTTTGTCATATTATGCTATTGTGATGCTTGAGCATGATATGGTCATTCCATCTGTGGTACGATACTTCTGGAGTATTAAATCCTTCAGAGTGAACTACTATAACCTAGCTACCATGATGTATGTGCTGAAATGAGCATTGGAATATGGGATGAAGATTTTGAACAGCTGATTTTAACGCTGCTATTGCTAAATACTTTAGTTGTTCTCATATAAAATCTTTATAATTACCTGAATGCCGATTGGTTCCGATCAATTTTAGTAGAAGATTGAATGATTAGGTTTTAGATTCTTTACGCACAAACCAGTTAGATTAGTCAAATATGTTCTGTTCTTGAACACGgatctttgtttttctcttcatttctttctatctttttaaatttttgtagcAGAGTTCTGCTTATTGATACTTTGTTGTACTTATACtgtatattttctctttttggttTTCAGACAACCGTGTCAGAAAGTACCTTGTTTGACCATTTAATAAACGTATGGGAATTTAACCCTGGCCCTGTTCCTGGAAGTTGCAATCTTTATTTCTTGGTGGATTTTAAATTTCACTCTCCACTTTACAGACAGGTATAACTGTGTTATAATGTGTATGTTCTCCACagctttctttttaaattttgtctttAACCTTTGATTGAAAAATCCATCCTATGTTGTCCTCAGTTTTCCTTTTCTAGTACTGAACCTGTATGTCGTTCGCGTACTGGAGAAGGTTAATTAGTAGTACTGCTCAATAGCATTACCAGTATTATGGCATAGCTTTCCCTCCTATGCTCATGCATCTGCATTTGTATTCATACAAATACCTACACAAAATTGACTTCATCACAACACTGTTTAGATTACAGAGATTGTagttatgtaatttatattttgaacttttattttgttattgctAATGAAATGTTCTTTTTTGGTGATCAGATTGCTTCAATGTTCTTTAAGGAGGTAGCCTCTAAGATGGTTGGTTCATTTACAGAGCGTTGCCGTTTGATATATGGACCGGAAGTGCAGGTCCATGAAAACCCGTATGGAAAGAGGGCATAGAATTGTTCTCACCCGTATGGAAATAGTTGAGGTCAATTTACAGTCTCTACATGAATTGGGCGTCTATTTATTATTGGCCGCTCAATGCCAAATGATTGATCATTTCTCTTTGTGATCTCtactatttttgtaatttatagtTGAGGTCAATTTAGAGTCTCTAGATGAATTAACAATATTCTGCAGACAATCTCCAAATTTCATGAAGTTTATATATGATTTGTTTAAAACTGCCTTCTGGTGTACAAACAGCTCCCCCTCCCTCcctcaaaataaataacagatTAATAGTTTTGGAGACAAACAATAATTTTGCTTTTATAATGAACTTAATAATATGTGTTGTCCttcaaaactaatatataaattttacaacCATAGTCTTCATTTTGCTAATTGTAATGtgattattgaaataaaatgttgacTTTTCATTAAAAAGTAATGCAATAAAGTTTGTAATTTCAAAGACTATATCGAGTAATATCAATTAGATGTATTTTGTCCATTAGATATTTACTTTCAATTAACTTGTGAATGACGGATAAGATTCGAGAACATCTGTAATCATTATAGAGAAGTTGTTTAACTCGTGTTTAATAGAATCTACAATGCTGTCTCaataacttattaaatttttctcCCCAATGATAaatctttaataattaaaaaaaaaacgtaattGTCTTATcacagttatttttttatccatGTCATAATGATCTCAATTCTTAAAAACTACTATTTATATGCGGCACAAATCTTATATAAGAACTGTCACGTGAATCgctacaataaaaaatttgcaTAAGAATGCCTTAATTACcttctttctattatttatttatttgatttgattttcatattaataaaagatttattgaattttttaatcttcaaaaACGTAACCACGTATTTTTTTTCCACTCAATTATCAATTATTGTTAATAAGTATATAGTTAGAATTTATAACCAATGtatgttaatttataaaactaatactGTACAGTACTTCAATATTGTAATGcagttttagaatttaattattagaagtataaaattatcatttttaaaattgataaatttaattaactttttatcaataaaaaacaaaataaataaataaataatagaatgaAAGCTAGATAagtaaaactttatttatatataacctCTACGAAAGTAAAGGGTGTGTATCATAGTGGACAATAAACTCTTCACTAGATACTTGGGAAGCAATATGCTGTCCTAACAAAGTGAATTCGAGCAGATAGGAAAGGACTGAAGTGTTTTGGTAAGTATGCAGCATGCTGTTTAACAAACATTGTCACTtacaaaaaattgattaatttccCAACAGTGCACAACCATCCCAGGGACAATGACCCCATCCCATACGAAGTTAACCTAAGATATCTTCAGCTTTAAGAGATGAGTACTTGAGAATGGCTGCAACAATCCTTTCTTTGTCCCTGGTTGGAAATGCTTCCAACAGCACGCCATCTTTGTAGAAGTGGAAAAGAGGCACGGCCTGCAtcattttgtttccttttcaaACTCATCGTATTATAGAGCATGAATGCCCAGTAGCACAAATCATGCACAACATATCTATTGCCGAATGGAAGAAGATTGAATTAACCATAAAAGTGAGGTGAAGAAAGAGAAGACCAAAACTAAGACGACATTATGCACCagttaaataaagttaacaagAGAAATGGTGCAAATGGAGACACTAACCACTAAACATTGAAAAGAAGTTGGACAACAAACATTTAGATTAACCCATGGTTGATGCTTAGCTTTGTCAGTTTATGAAGATTAAGTTTCATTTGATAATCAGTAATCAATAGAGGAGATATACCCTGATTCTAAGTCGATCAGCAACCTCGGACTCCTCATCGTACTCGTCCATTACCTGCAAGCAATAGCGTAGTAAGAGTCTTTATACATTAACTTTTAACATGTTTAATCTactaattaatcaaataaagcCTCTAGTTCGAGTGACAATGATAAAAGCTCTCGTCGGATAAATTTCtatggaagaaaataaaacctaattcctttgtaaattagaattagtatgtataaattagaaatcaaatttaatgtaatatgaaataatttctattaataGATTATGGAggaactaattttaattttaatttaattaggataaaattgttttttttttcattttacgcTCCTAAAAAtcatgatgaattttttttcgaGAATGTAAATATTAGCTGATCGTGAATTTCTTCTCCGCAAACTGTAAGGAGGTTTGCAAAATGGAGACAGGAAACACacacataacaaataaaaattatcactaATGAGTTTTGACAATATTAATAAACTTATCACTCATAACCGTTGTGATTGGACGACAATATAGAGATCTTTCAGATTGTCACATATACACTGTTTactcaaaataaaatcttaataggacctggaaaataaaataaaataacatacgCTGATAGTGCAGAGGTTAATGACACTGTCTTCCAATTACATGTTATCCTGTGTATAAACTTGTTGTCTTATACAATAATCAAACATTAAAtagttttgattaattaatagtgtaataaatatttactgTGGAAAAGTTAATCTAAAAAAAACTGTTGTACAGAATATAGAAACATAAATATTTGTCTGCTATCTAGAGGAAACAGATACTTACATTATGCTTTAGAAAGATTACCGGAGCTTCATTATCGCCAGATTTCTTGCACAACTTTGCAAAACCCTGCTCTATATACTTGCAGCTTCCACAAGAGGTGCGGAAGAAATCTACCACAACCAAAGATCCAGTTTCTTTAGACTTTTCCAGAATTTTGCTGAACTCTTCATCAGTGGTGAATTCTCTTACACATTCAACGGGACAgagatcttcatcttcatcagatAACCCTTCTTGATATTCATCAGCAACTCTTATCCTACTAGACAATGATGTGTGCCTGATTTTCGCTAGAGGTTCAACTTTTGTCTGATCAAGACATAGTTTGCTATGCCTGTCCCTAGCAACTACGCTGAAAACTACATGGGAAATTCTACACTTAACTGATTTTTGTATCTCTACTCTAACACTCGCAAAGGACTTGCTAATCTGTCCGGGAATGACAACCTGCGGCATATTTCGTATTCAAAAACTGACACTGCTCGTAATCAAGATTTTGGAATAGAATATTTTGATAAGTTGGCCGCTAGCAGTGATGCCTCATACAAAAGGTTGCTGAGTTTCAATTGATTCCAATATCATAAGAAGCGTCATCAAGTGAAAGGATAAAATGAGCAATAAGGAAAATGACTTTCCCAAGGGATAGCGGtcacagaaaaaagaaaaaatctctAAAATGTGGACTATATTTGGGAAATGGAAAATGATTATAAATGGTTGTGATACAATAGACATTgatgtttatataaaaagacAAAGATTAGACATAGCCACGATAGTATAAGGATTTCAAACTGGTAGCCAGACAGAGTCCTGAAGGAGCAGCAATCAGAAATCAAATCCCCAAGACATTGCACATCCACTCAGCCCTGCTTTTGACAGCAAAAGTAAGATCGTTCTATTCCAAAGCGAGaacatgttatataaatatattgtgaATAACAACAACACCTACCATTGAATGCAATTCAAGCATTTTCTTTTACCCTGCTAGCGAGGTTAACTAAGTATTCACtctaattctaattttgaaGGTTGAATTCAGAATAAACGAAATAAAGGAAGCATAAATTCAGgcaaaggaaagaaacaaatgGTATGAAGCACTGAAAAGGAATCAGAAACAAAGAGCATGGGAAAATGAGAGAAGAAGGGTGagatttgattttgttcaatgGATAAGAGAAGAGACGAAGGAAAGAGAGAGTGTGAATTACCAGAAAACAGTTGGAAACCAAAAGCGCGCTTTTGCCATATTTCTCTCTGCACATCAAACCACGAGTCAGGAGAAGACACGCACTCCCCATATCCACTCATTGTGGTTTctgatttttagaaaaaaataaataaataagtaaataaaatatatatatatatatatatatatatatatattttatttattttttctaaaaactgGTAATACTTACAATATATTTGTAAAGAGTTGAACGTTATGTTTGACTAACCAGACAACGATTAAGTAAAATGTCAGAAGGAAACTGTAAAAGGATGATGAGATGAAGTTGCCTTCTAAAACCAATCTTTCTCTGTTTCACTCTCTCTTGCAGGATGCAAGTTTTCCAATCCTTATCTTCCGACAACTGTTACAGGCCAATGCCATCCCCAACGATGTTACCTTTTCTTTACTCATCAAAGCATGCATTTCCTCCCATTCTTTCTCTTGCGCTTCACCCTCTGCGACCCTACAAGCCAACCAGATTCAAACCCACTTGTTGAAACGGGCTACTCAAATGTTTATGTATGTAAACACCGCTCTCATTGACTTTTACATGAAACTTGGGTTCACCAACCACGCACACCAACTGTTCGAAGATATGCCTTCAAAAGATGTTGTTTCATGGAACGTGTTGATTTGTGGATATTCACAAAATGGGTTCCCTCGTGATGCTTTTCAGCTCTTTGTGCAGATGCTGAGAGAGAGTTTTAGGCCTAACCAGACAACGATTGCTAGTTTGTTGCCCTCATTTGGTCGTCGCGAATTTATTCCTCAAGGTGGATCCGTTCATGGATTTGGGATCAAAGCTGGCTTTGGTTTGGATCCTCAGGTGAATAATGCCCTTACCTCTATGTATGCTAAATGCGATGACTTGGAAGCAGCCCTACTCTTGTTTGTAGAGATGGGTGAGAAAAATGTTATCTCTTGGAATACAATGATTGGTGCCTATTGCCAAAATGGTTTTTCGGACAAGGCGGTTTTGTGCTTTAAAGAGATGCTGAAGGAAGGTTTGGAACCCAGTCCAGTGACAATGATGAACCTTACGTCAGCTAATGCTGTTCCCGAAACTGTCCATTGTTATATTGTCAAATGTGGCTTTACCAGTGACGCTTCTGTTGTAACCTCCCTGGTTTGTCTATATGCAAAGCAAGGGCTCACAGATATGGCAAAATTGCTTTACAAGCGTTATCCCACAAAGGACCTGATTTCGTTAACTGCGATAATCTCTAGCTATTCGGAAAAAGGTGATGTAGAGTCTGCGGTGGAGTGTTTTACCCAAACTCTGCTACTGGGCATTAGACCAGATGCAGTTGCATTAATTGGTGTCCTACATGGAATCACTAATCCGTCTCATTTTTCCATTGGATGTGCTTTCCATGGTTATGGGTTGAAGAACGGGCTGACTAATGATTGCTTGGTTGCAAATGGGCTAATAAGCATGTATTCAAGATTTGATGAGATAGAAGCTgcattatctttgttttttgACAGGAGTGAAAAACCACTGGTCACTTGGAATTCTGTGATATCTGGTTGCGTTCAGGCTGCAAAATCAAGTGAAGCTATGGAGTTATTCTGCCAAATGAGCACATGTGGACAAAAACCAGATGCCATCACTATCGCTAGTCTACTATCAGGATGTTGCCAGCTTGAGTACCTGCGGATTGGAGAGACACTGCATGCATATATTCTTAGAAACAATGTGAAAGTGGAAGATTTTACAGGAACTGCTCTTATAGATATGTATTCTAAGTGTGGAAGATTAGATTATGCTGAAAAGGTATTTTATAGCATCAACGGTCCGTGTTTAGCAACATGGAACTCCATCATATCGGGTTATAGTTTATATGGACACGAACACAAAGCTTTCAGTTGTCTTTCCAAACTACTTGAACAAGGGCTAGAACCAGATAAAATCACCCTCTTGGGAGTTTTAGCAGCATGTACCCATGGCGGACTTGTCTACGAAGGAATTCAATACTTCCGTAGCATGACAGAAGAGTATGGTTTGAGACCAACTTTGCAGCATTACGCATGCATAGTTGGTCTCCTGGGTCGGGCAGGATTGTTCAAGGAAGCAATGGAGGTTATTAACAACATGGAAATTCGGCCTGATTCTGCTGTCTGGGGAGCATTGTTAAGTGCTTGTTGCATTCAACATGAAGTAAAGCTTGGGGAATGCTTGGCgaaacatttgtttttattgaattacaaaaacggtggattttatgttttaatgtcGAATCTTTATGCCATTGTTGGGAGGTGGGATGACGTAGCAAGGGTGAGGGATATGATGAGAGACCATGGAGGAGATGGATGTTCAGGTGTTAGTGTCATTGAAGTGTCACCccaaagagaaaataataacaatttgtGCCCAACCGAGGTCTATTTTTTAATGCATCagaatttataaacaaattggAATGGTGAGTGTCTTCcgaaaaaacattttcaaaattaatttagtgCGTTTTGAATTTGACAAATTAATGTTGGGGTGCAAGAAGAAATGAATATGCCAGCGCATGTCTACGATAGGGTGCAGAGACAAATTAACggggtgcaagaagaaacaGCCTTTGTGTAagcatgttttaaaatttgacaCTGCGATTGTGCGAGCAAAATGTGCTACCAacataatgtttataattaggAAAACAATATATCTTTTTCACTAAAAGGATCAAGTttgataacttattttaaagaataatagacataaatttaatagttttttttattacgtATGcctacatttttattaaaataatttttttttctaattatttatttgttaaaaagtgAATGTTAAATCTATgtattgtaaattaattttactttaaaggacTTTGAACATTAtcggcaaaaaaaaaaacaaaatatattgattatatatgtaaagCAAATCCATcaataatacattatatttgtattaatagGATGTGTACATATTATATAATCATGCCTT
This DNA window, taken from Vigna radiata var. radiata cultivar VC1973A chromosome 5, Vradiata_ver6, whole genome shotgun sequence, encodes the following:
- the LOC106762716 gene encoding pentatricopeptide repeat-containing protein At2g04860, yielding MKLPSKTNLSLFHSLLQDASFPILIFRQLLQANAIPNDVTFSLLIKACISSHSFSCASPSATLQANQIQTHLLKRATQMFMYVNTALIDFYMKLGFTNHAHQLFEDMPSKDVVSWNVLICGYSQNGFPRDAFQLFVQMLRESFRPNQTTIASLLPSFGRREFIPQGGSVHGFGIKAGFGLDPQVNNALTSMYAKCDDLEAALLLFVEMGEKNVISWNTMIGAYCQNGFSDKAVLCFKEMLKEGLEPSPVTMMNLTSANAVPETVHCYIVKCGFTSDASVVTSLVCLYAKQGLTDMAKLLYKRYPTKDLISLTAIISSYSEKGDVESAVECFTQTLLLGIRPDAVALIGVLHGITNPSHFSIGCAFHGYGLKNGLTNDCLVANGLISMYSRFDEIEAALSLFFDRSEKPLVTWNSVISGCVQAAKSSEAMELFCQMSTCGQKPDAITIASLLSGCCQLEYLRIGETLHAYILRNNVKVEDFTGTALIDMYSKCGRLDYAEKVFYSINGPCLATWNSIISGYSLYGHEHKAFSCLSKLLEQGLEPDKITLLGVLAACTHGGLVYEGIQYFRSMTEEYGLRPTLQHYACIVGLLGRAGLFKEAMEVINNMEIRPDSAVWGALLSACCIQHEVKLGECLAKHLFLLNYKNGGFYVLMSNLYAIVGRWDDVARVRDMMRDHGGDGCSGVSVIEVSPQRENNNNLCPTEVYFLMHQNL
- the LOC106761260 gene encoding coenzyme Q-binding protein COQ10 homolog, mitochondrial gives rise to the protein MPPFLSTSKALCSLASRKSGASQLIRSSKGRSITAITGHHIQPSVSRIGFSSIIGGSSNSNNNNNYNAVHTRQFLGCGDGEEGILSKTYEERRVLGYSPEQLFDVVAAVEFYHGFVPWCQRSDILRHHPDGSFDAELEIGFKFLVESYVSHVQVNRPKQIKTTVSESTLFDHLINVWEFNPGPVPGSCNLYFLVDFKFHSPLYRQIASMFFKEVASKMVGSFTERCRLIYGPEVQVHENPYGKRA
- the LOC106762714 gene encoding thioredoxin-like 4, chloroplastic, translating into MPQVVIPGQISKSFASVRVEIQKSVKCRISHVVFSVVARDRHSKLCLDQTKVEPLAKIRHTSLSSRIRVADEYQEGLSDEDEDLCPVECVREFTTDEEFSKILEKSKETGSLVVVDFFRTSCGSCKYIEQGFAKLCKKSGDNEAPVIFLKHNVMDEYDEESEVADRLRIRAVPLFHFYKDGVLLEAFPTRDKERIVAAILKYSSLKAEDILG